Below is a genomic region from Raphanus sativus cultivar WK10039 chromosome 4, ASM80110v3, whole genome shotgun sequence.
TTGCTCGATATAGCAACCTCATTTAACATCTACTGGATACAGTGCAGCTACGTCTCACTTTTGTAATCTGAAAGGTGAGTTTAATTTTGAGTGCTGTTTTACTCCGGAACTCGAGGTTTGGGTTAGTCAAAAGCAGTTGTTGGAGTATACATGAAACTAGGGGAATTAGTGAGGACTTCATCGTTTCTATCTTGCTTGTTGTGCAGGTGTGCTAATATCTGGGTCATGATTGCCAGTCTGCTTCCTGATTTCTCGCGTCTTTGATCCCTGAAGTTCTATTTCTGATATAATCTTAATAGACATATATATCTTGTGGTGAAATTGCTTGAATCCTCAATTCTCTGACACACTTGTTTTGCAACACGTAGGTGATTGCATTGACAGAGGAACTTCTTGCAACCGCTAAGCAAAATGAGATCCCTCTTTCAGATGCTGGAGCAACCGCTGAATCACCCGATTTACTTGAGGGTGCTTGGCAAAAAATGGTTGGTTTATTTACTGATGTCGTTATTTTATCCACTTCTTAACAAAATTACTGATGTAAACCTGGATCTCACTCCAAAGTCCAGTACATATTTTGGTCACTAGGCGTAActgttttccatttttttttgtttttgttttacagGAATCAAGGAATGACCCAATACATGAGGGTAAGTTCCCCATTGGAACAAAAGTTCAAGCTGTCTATAGCGAAGATGGCGAATGGTATGTCTGAAAAAAACTCTCTGGTCTCTTGTAATTTGTGATGTATCTACTTTATTgttttccattttcttctttgtttgatttgtttaatGTTCAGGTATGATGCGACTATTGAGGCGCATACTCTAAACGGTTATTATGTTTCGTATACTGAGTGGGGTAACAAGGAAGAGGTAATGCTTCTGTTCccgtttgtttttttctattaaacaaaaactaatGTTGAGGTTGccaatgttttaatatataggtTGATCCAGATAATGTGAGGGCAATAGAGACCAATGCCCTCTTGGAAGCAGAAAGAATAGCTGAAGCTGCAAAGAATGCACTCAAAAGAAAGATTGAGCAAGCTGCGACTTCTGATTATCAATCCAAAACTCTACCAGCAAAGCTTAAAATCGATCCTAACGATCCCGAGGATGTGGTAAGTCaaagatttgattatttaataatttaggTAGTTGTTTATGAGGTAGTTGTTTATGAGATCtcggttgtttttttttgcagaaaattGCAAAGCGTAAGAAGATACATGCTTTCAAGTCAAAGGCGAGGCAGGAGCAACTGGAGGTTGCACAGAACAAGAAACAGAATGCGTGGCAACAGTTTCAGACGACTAAAGCTAAAActaaaaaggttttaaaaaacatatatattcgCAATTTGGAttgatcttttttcttttcttgctcTCTGATTCTGAGAGATGGTTTTACTGGTTGGCAGGTAGGGTTTTTTACAGGGAGGAAGAAagaaagtatattcaaatcaccaGAGGATCCATTTGGGAAAGTGGGTGTGATTGGAAGTGGTAAAGGGTTGACAGATTTccaaaagagagagaagcaTCTTCATCTCAAGTCTGGTAATGATGCTGAGGGTTCTAATGAATGAGAGAGAGTGATTTTATGTGTTTCTAAAGGATTTTAAGGTATTTACTTGAGTAGCAATTGTTCCTGTCTCTCGATTAAACCTCTTAAAACAGAAAGATCTGAAACCCTTTTGTGGATTTTCTGCTCTTTTGCAAGTTGAATCGAAGATTAgctcctttttctttctttctattcGATTGCTTTGTTTCTTTGTGTTAGTTGACAATAGGGTATAGCTGACCAATCCAATGAAATAAAATGCGAATATGTTTTGTTTCCCTGGGGCCTGTCCAGCCTTCAGGAGATTATATATCCAAgccgtctctctctctttgggTGACATGAACATTACCTGATGAGTTGAAGAAACTCTTTCTGTCTTCTGCAAAAATGGAGGTTGCATTAATGATAAAGATCTCTGGGAAACTATGGTATTATCttaatttaactaatatattaagTCCATATGAGAGAATGAATGCAggagtgttttttttcaaataaataataagctGAAGTTTAACATGCCACAGTTGCATGTTCAGTTTGGAGTTAATTGCATACGACATTTTATTTGAGATCTTAAGGTAACCCCCGATGTTCCATTCCATGTATAGGCTTGAACACAACCGTCTCTATTTGAGATTTCAAGCCGTCTCTATCTGAGAGGCCATGTAGTTTTTTATTCTGTATGAAACACAATACTAATACTAGCCAAAATAGAAACAAGAGGCTATAAGATCCCTCACACGGTCGAATAATGAAAACTTATAAAGCAACAACACAAACAGGGGTCAATACAGAAGCCTTTTAACTATTTCAAAAGTTATAATATAACTGTTGAGCAATAAAATTCTTGTTCGCCGATTCAGAAAACTTATGTTCTCgatttttttcgttttctttCCCCTCTACTCTCTTGGAACACTGTTTCATCTCAcgcagagaaaaaaaaatcatccatCGCCATATTATGGTTCAGTATCCAAGTAACACAAGATACAAAGTCTTCTTTACTCGTTGCGGATTGCTTGGTACTTTCCCCACAATCGTTCAGACCTCTTCATGTCAGCCATTAAGCTCTTGAACTTGTGGCTATAATCCACTCCACTGTTTGACATTTCACATTTTTATTCAAAGTAAAAACAGATCAGATAAGTTTGGATTTCAACgcagaatagaaaaaaaatcataatcttGAAGGAGTGGAAGAAACCTGATCCGGTCTAATGATGATATAGCACGAAGAGCACTTCTGATCATGTCTTCATTACGGTCATGCTCTTGCTTCACTGCATCTTGCTTTGGCTTGAAGTTTATTGTTTTTTGCAGTGGTTCCACTAGCGAATCCAGtacttaaaaagaaaacatcatATGATAAAAATGGAAGAcacatcagaaaaaaaaaatctctatttTTCGTCCTCCGATTTGAACCAATGATGA
It encodes:
- the LOC108848302 gene encoding uncharacterized protein LOC108848302 codes for the protein MEGEEEVSINELASNLTTYKEQLQQVKQLLSQDPRNSEYADMEKELKEVIALTEELLATAKQNEIPLSDAGATAESPDLLEGAWQKMESRNDPIHEGKFPIGTKVQAVYSEDGEWYDATIEAHTLNGYYVSYTEWGNKEEVDPDNVRAIETNALLEAERIAEAAKNALKRKIEQAATSDYQSKTLPAKLKIDPNDPEDVKIAKRKKIHAFKSKARQEQLEVAQNKKQNAWQQFQTTKAKTKKVGFFTGRKKESIFKSPEDPFGKVGVIGSGKGLTDFQKREKHLHLKSGNDAEGSNE